TTGAAAGGTCCGTGGCGTTCTACAGGGATGTCCTCGGCCTCACGCTCGAAGGAATATGGGAGCGGGACCCGGTCTATTCCGAGGGAGTTACCGGCATTCCCGGGGCTCATCTGAAGGTGGCCTATTTCTCCCTGCCCAACGCTTCCTTCGAGCTCGTGGAGTACATGGGCGGAAAGGGAGTCAGGATCGACACGTCCACGAACAACACGGGCAGCGCCCACGTATGTTTCATCACGGATGATTTCGACGCCCTGGCCGACCGCCTCCGCAAGGCGGGAGCGGTCTTCGCCGGCGGTGTCAACGTGATTCCCGGCGGAGCCAACAGGGGAAAGAAGATCGTCTACGTGGAGGACCCTGACGGCAACACCCTGGAGCTCATCTCCTCCACGGTTTCCGGCTAGGGCAAGCAGAGACGGGAGGGCTGTTCCCCGCGGCCCCCCAGGAGTGCGGCAGCACCGGAATGACATGAACAAGGAGGGAAGAACATGCTCGGACAATACTACATGGCCACCGGCATCGGCGCTTTTTCGCTCGTGGCCGGGGCGGTGATCACAGGATTGTTCGGACGGCAGCTCAGAAAGGTGCTGCCCCCGGCGAAGGTGCTCCTGGCCCACAAGGTTTCCGCCCTCGGGGGGGCGTTCCTGGCCCTGCTCCACGTTCTGGGTGTTCACGGATTCTGAAAGGACCATCCGGCCGCAGATTCTGCGGTGAAAAGAAAGGGGGGACCCCCGTGCTGCCGCCGCGCCAGAAAATACTCGTCGCCGAGGATTCCCTTTCCCAGAGGGTCATGATCTCCAGGCACCTGCGAAAATGGGATTACGACGTCCTGGAGGCCTCGGACGGCCTTGAGGCCCTGTCGCTCTTCCGGCGGGAAAGTCCGTCCATCGTGGTCACCGACCTGGACATGCCGGGGATTGACGGGTTCAGGCTGATAGAAGCCATACGGAAAAGCGAGATCTTCAGAACCTTCATCATCGTCCTGAGCGCTTCGGACGACAAGTCAAGCGTCGTTTCCGCGCTGGCCATGGGCGCTGACGATTACCTGGTGAAGCCCTACCATCCGGACGAGCTTGAAGTGCGCCTTTCGGGCGCCGACAGGGTTCTCATGCTCCAGAACCAGGAGCTGCTTATCTTCGCCATGGCCCAGATGGTGGACACGAGGAGCAGGGAAACAGGAGCCCATCTCGACAGGGTGCAGTTTTTCTGCCGGAAGCTTGCCGAAGGACTGGCTGTCATGGGAGAGGAGGTCGTGACCCCGTCCTGGACGAACCAGCTCTTCTCCCTGGCTCCCCTTCACGACGTGGGAAAGATCGGCATCCCGGACGCCATTTTGAACAAGCCGGGCAGGCTGAGCCCGGAAGAATTCGAAGTTATGAAGGAACACGTGACCATCGGCGCCGACATGTTCGCACGGATCCACGAAAAAACCGGATATGCCCCCTTCGCCTTCGCCAGGGATATCATCCGGTACCATCACGAAAAATTCAACGGCTCGGGGTACCCGGAGGGGCTGTCAGGGGAATCCATCCCCCTGGCGGCGAGGATCGTGGCTCTGGCTGACGTCTACGACGCCATCAGCAGCAAACGGGTATACAAGCCGGCCTTTCCCCGGGAAGTCTGCTGGGATATCATCAACGAGGGGAGGGGAACCCATTTCGACCCCCGAATGGTGGACATCTTCAATG
The window above is part of the Aminivibrio pyruvatiphilus genome. Proteins encoded here:
- a CDS encoding HD-GYP domain-containing protein, yielding MLPPRQKILVAEDSLSQRVMISRHLRKWDYDVLEASDGLEALSLFRRESPSIVVTDLDMPGIDGFRLIEAIRKSEIFRTFIIVLSASDDKSSVVSALAMGADDYLVKPYHPDELEVRLSGADRVLMLQNQELLIFAMAQMVDTRSRETGAHLDRVQFFCRKLAEGLAVMGEEVVTPSWTNQLFSLAPLHDVGKIGIPDAILNKPGRLSPEEFEVMKEHVTIGADMFARIHEKTGYAPFAFARDIIRYHHEKFNGSGYPEGLSGESIPLAARIVALADVYDAISSKRVYKPAFPREVCWDIINEGRGTHFDPRMVDIFNEEESFFWSIVEEYRDFDL
- a CDS encoding VOC family protein yields the protein MILSLHHPSFTVENLERSVAFYRDVLGLTLEGIWERDPVYSEGVTGIPGAHLKVAYFSLPNASFELVEYMGGKGVRIDTSTNNTGSAHVCFITDDFDALADRLRKAGAVFAGGVNVIPGGANRGKKIVYVEDPDGNTLELISSTVSG